In Rhinolophus sinicus isolate RSC01 chromosome X, ASM3656204v1, whole genome shotgun sequence, a single genomic region encodes these proteins:
- the LOC109439105 gene encoding melanoma-associated antigen D4, with the protein MAEGSFRMESESYNAEDMDEGSDEVGEEEMVEGNDYEEFGAFGGYGTLTSFDIRLLRAFGSLGPGLRILTNEPWELENPMLAQTLMEAFQLDPETLANEAADRAANVARAAASNRAARAAAAVARAAYNEVVASYPLATDQASREDTQPRTYVAEAQGGTPDTTLASLRSSQMPVSSEMAASGAPATSLQSQPSSQAQEAATEGPSTACASSQAPCASEVDATRPKTAFLGQNDVFDFAQPAGVSGMAFPRPKRPAPAQEAAAEGPSAASGMPQAAAYAGEGAATRPKTTKSGKALAKTRWVEPQNVAAAAATKANMATSAPEPEGAAAAAQNSAEPWARMGGKRTKKSKHLDDEYESSEEEREPPAVPPTWRASQPSLTVRAQMAPRPPMALRSQVPSRHILCLPPRNVTLLQERANKLVKYLMIKDYKKIPIKRSDMLKDVIREYDEHFPEIIERATYTLEKKFGIHLKEIDKEEHLYILVCTRDSSARLLGKTKDTPRLSLLLVILGVIFMNGNRASEAVLWEALRKMGLRPGMRHPFLGDLRKLITDDFVKQKYLEYKKIPNSSPPEYEFLWGLRARHETSKMRVLRFIAQNQNRDPQEWKAHFLEAVDDAFKTMDVDMAEEHARAQMRAQMNIGDEALIGRWSWDDIQVELLSWDEDGDFGDAWARIPFAFWARYHQYILNSNRANRRATWRAGVSSGTDGGANTTILDGPSTSSTIRTRNAARTSANFFSWIQ; encoded by the exons ATGGCTGAGGGAAGCTTCCGCATGGAATCGGAAAGCTACAACGCTGAAGACATGGATGAGGGTAGCGATGAAGTCGGGGAGGAAGAGATGGTTGAAGGAAACGACTATGAAGAATTTGGTGCTTTCGGAGGCTATGGCACCCTCACCAGCTTTGACATTCGTCTCCTCAGAGCCTTTGGGAGCTTGGGTCCAGGCCTTCGCATTTTGACG AATGAGCCCTGGGAACTGGAAAACCCTATGCTGGCCCAGACTCTGATGGAGGCATTTCAGTTGGATCCGGAAACACTTGCCAATGAGGCGGCCGACCGTGCTGCCAACGTAGCCCGCGCAGCCGCCTCCAACCGTGCCGCtcgggctgctgctgctgttgcgcGAGCCGCCTACAATGAGGTGGTCGCTAGCTACCCGCTGGCCACAGACCAGGCCTCACGAGAAGATACCCAGCCCAGGACATACGTGGCTGAGGCTCAAGGAGGCACCCCTGACACAACCCTTGCTTCTCTGCGCAGCTCCCAGATGCCAGTCAGCAGTGAGATGGCCGCCTCTGGGGCTCCAGCAACCTCCTTACAGTCCCAGCCATCCTCCCAGGCCCAGGAAGCTGCTACTGAGGGTCCTAGTACTGCCTGCGCTTCCTCTCAGGCTCCATGTGCCAGTGAGGTGGATGCCACCCGGCCCAAGACAGCCTTCCTGGGTCAGAACGATGTCTTTGATTTTGCCCAGCCGGCAGGTGTCAGTGGCATGGCTTTCCCACGCCCCAAGAGACCCGCCCCCGCCCAAGAGGCCGCTGCAGAGGGCCCCAGCGCTGCCTCCGGGATGCCCCAGGCAGCAGCATATGCCGGAGAGGGGGCAGCCACCCGGCCCAAGACGACCAAGTCTGGGAAGGCTCTTGCTAAGACTCGCTGGGTGGAGCCTCAGAATGTTGCGGCAGCAGCTGCTACCAAGGCCAACATGGCCACCAGTGCCCCTGAGCCTGAGGGTGCAGCTGCCGCTGCTCAGAACAGTGCTGAGCCCTGGGCCAGGATGGGAGGCAAGAGGACTAAGAAG TCCAAGCACCTGGATGATGAGTATGAGAGCAGCGAGGAGGAGAGAGAGCCTCCCGCGGTTCCACCAACCTGGAGAGCATCGCAGCCCTCATTGACGGTGCGGGCTCAGATGGCCCCTCGGCCCCCGATGGCCCTGAGGTCCCAGGTACCCTCAAGGCACATACTGTGCTTGCCACCCCGCAACGTGACCCTTCTGCAAGAGAGG GCAAATAAGTTGGTGAAATATCTGATGATTAAGGACTACAAGAAGATCCCCATCAAGCGCTCAG ACATGCTGAAGGATGTCATCCGAGAATACGACGAAcatttccctgagatcattgagcgaGCAACATACACCCTGGAAAAG AAGTTCGGGATCCACCTGAAGGAGATTGACAAGGAAGAACACCTGTACATTCTTGTCTGCACTCGGGATTCTTCAGCTCGCCTCCTGGGAAA GACCAAGGACACTCCCAGGCTGAGTCTCCTCTTGGTGATTCTGGGAGTCATCTTCATGAATGGCAACCGTGCCAGTGAGG CTGTCCTCTGGGAGGCATTACGCAAGATGGGACTGCGCCCTGG GATGAGGCACCCATTCCTTGGCGATCTGAGGAAGCTCATTACAGATGACTTTGTGAAGCAGAA GTACCTGGAATACAAGAAGATCCCCAATAGCAGCCCACCTGAGTATGAATTCCTCTGGGGCCTGCGGGCCCGCCACGAGACCAGCAAGATGAGGGTGCTGAGATTCATTGCCCAG AATCAGAACCGAGACCCCCAGGAATGGAAGGCTCATTTCTTGGAGGCTGTGGATGATGCTTTCAAGACAATGGATGTGGATATGGCTGAGGAACATGCCAGGGCCCAGATGAGGGCCCAGATGAACATCGGGGATGAAGCTCTGATTGGACGGTGGAGCTGGGACGACATACAGGTGGAGCTCCTGTCCTGGGATGAAGATGGAGATTTTGGCGACGCCTGGGCCAGGATCCCTTTTGCTTTCTGGGCCAGATACCATCAGTACATTCTGAATAGCAACCGTGCCAACAGGAGGGCCACTTGGAGAGCTGGCGTCAGCAGTGGCACCGATGGTGGGGCCAACACCACCATCCTAGATGGCCCTAGCACCAGCTCCACCATCCGCACCAGAAATGCTGCCAGAACGAGTGCCAACTTCTTCTCCTGGATCCAGTAG